In one Phaenicophaeus curvirostris isolate KB17595 chromosome 19, BPBGC_Pcur_1.0, whole genome shotgun sequence genomic region, the following are encoded:
- the TEX2 gene encoding testis-expressed protein 2 isoform X3 produces the protein MVMCPHPDSVTSLGPAMTSQNSSHAEKTGEMSSKQSAPKVQVQRSVSRETITIHFSAFGKEEEEEEEEFREFLDEELDDQSIVTALEAKEDLCFEQTGHDFSGPATSLTVANSASLLSSSPAVLPTAETVKLLDSPSTSQVFSAVPLVPSPSSHSCHTISSSATPPPVEQKSSLSSSPSSSPSRSVVCSSGSSTASSSKPCKGLVKSLSTDVEPKEPTPPMRHRQLMKTLVKSLSTDTSKQESEAVSYKPPDSKLNLHLFKQFTQPRATGGDSKTAPSSPLTSPSDTRSFFKVPEMEAKIEDTKRRLSEVIYDPFQLFSKIMGDESSSHRPKALSSSASELSNLSSLNGHLESNNNYSIKEEECDSEGDFYGSDSNLNKNNQSKAAEEHAKETETKSSQSVSTKDVSSKTSLVLEKCSLSALASREDEEFCELYSEDFALLEDESKNDKPAETVLDPELTEENGTLLSSEDENNPCVQQPQVPVKTLYFLTLLVYAYFITPLPGYLSGLFFGVALGFMTAVCVIWLLTPRTREYHKLHKSMKKRWNTGALDIKEPEILKGWMNEIYNYDPETYHATLTHSVYVRLEGSTLRLSKPHKNISRRAVYNEPKPEVTYVSQKIYELTESKISLVPKSLARKRIWNKKYPICIELARQDDFMAKAQADKENTEEKLSAEKVDLNNEESKKDGAKHTSQKDQVLYLFGRTGREKEEWFRRFLLASKQKSEAKKPSSLCGSKPGILPTHSRSDSQSGVLTHSRSSSKGSAEEIASQPKHKDLAGNVRQKMLLDYNIYMAKCVPQEKKSPSGSPVLSADSSPTAVKKLPDAPVEPENEEQEAWVNALLGRIFWDFLGEKYWSDLVSKKIQMKLSKIKLPYFMNELTLTELDMGIAVPKILQAFKPSVDHRGLWIDLDMSYNGSFLMTLETKMNLTKLGKEPLGEALKVGEIGKEGFRPRAYCLADSDEESSSAGSSEEDDAPELTGEKQVTPGAEGYVGGHRTSKIMRIVDKITKSKYFQKATETEFIKKKIEEVSNTPLLLTVEVQECRGTLVINIPPPPTDRIWYGFRRPPYLELKARPKLGEREVTLVHVTDWIEKKLEQEFQKIFVMPNMDDVYIPLMHSAMDPRSSTCPPKDLITEAADQP, from the exons ATGGTGATGTGTCCTCATCCAG ACTCTGTGACATCTCTGGGACCTGCAATGACAAGTCAGAACAGTAGCCATGCAGAGAAAACTGGTGAAATGTCCTCAAAGCAGTCAGCACCAAAAGTGCAGGTCCAACGATCTGTCTCCCGAGAAACCATCACGAttcatttctctgcatttgggaaggaggaagaagaggaggaagaggaatttAGGGAATTTCTTGATGAGGAACTAGATGACCAAAGCATTGTAACAGCACTTGAAGCCAAGGAAGACCTCTGCTTTGAGCAAACCGGCCATGATTTTTCTGGTCCAGCTACCTCGCTTACCGTGGCCAACTCTGCATCACTACTGTCCTCATCACCTGCAGTTCTGCCAACTGCAGAGACTGTAAAGCTGTTGGATTCTCCTTCCACATCCCAAGTATTCAGTGCAGTGCCACTAGTCCCGTCTCCATCATCCCACTCATGTCATACAATTAGCTCATCGGCCACACCACCACCTGTGGAACAGAAATCCAGCCTATCGTCTTCACCATCCTCATCTCCTTCCAGATCAGTTGTCTGTTCTAGTGGATCATCCACAGCTTCTAGTTCAAAGCCTTGTAAGGGTTTAGTCAAGTCCCTTTCAACGGATGTGGAGCCAAAAGAACCCACCCCACCGATGCGACATAGACAGTTAATGAAAACCTTAGTGAAGTCTCTGTCTACAGACACTTCTAAACAAGAGTCTGAAGCTGTGTCTTACAAGCCACCCGACTCGAAGCTGAACTTGCATCTGTTCAAACAGTTCACTCAACCTCGAGCTACAGGTGGCGATTCTAAAACTGCCCCTTCATCTCCATTAACATCTCCCTCTGACACTCGTTCCTTTTTTAAAGTACCTGAAATGGAGGCTAAAATTGAAGATACTAAAAGACGCCTTTCTGAAGTAATTTATGACCCTTTTCAGCTGTTCAGTAAAATAATGGGTGATGAAAGTAGTAGCCACAGGCCCAAAGCCTTATCTTCAAGTGCTTCAGAACTCTCAAACCTTTCCAGTTTGAATGGCCATTTGGAAAGCAATAACAACTACAGCATTAAGGAAGAGGAATGTGATTCCGAAGGGGATTTCTATGGAAGTGACTCTAACCTGAACAAGAACAATCAGTCAAAAGCGGCTGAGGAACATGCAAAGGAGACGGAGACCAAAAGCTCTCAGTCTGTAAGCACAAAGGACGTGAGTTCAAAAACTTCGCTTGTActtgaaaaatgttctttgtcTGCTCTAGCCAGCAGAGAGGATGAGGAATTTTGTGAACTGTATTCTGAAGACTTCGCCTTGCTAGaggatgaaagcaaaaatgataaACCCGCTGAAACTGTGCTCGATCCAGAGCTGACTGAGGAAAATGGTACTCTGCTCAGTAGTGAAGATGAAAATAATCCCTGTGTGCAACAGCCTCAAGTACCAGTGAAAACTTTATACTTCTTAACACTGTTAGTCTATGCTTACTTTATTACCCCTCTCCCTGGCTACTTAAGTGGACTCTTCTTTGGAGTGGCCCTCGGATTTATGACAGCTGTCTGTGTGATTTGGCTTCTTACTCCACGTACTCGTGAATATCACAAATTGCATAAAAGTATGAAAAAGCGATGGAATACAGGAGCTCTAGACATCAAAGAACCTGAAATACTGAAG GGATGGATGAATGAAATCTATAATTATGATCCAGAAACGTACCATGCTACATTGACTCACTCTGTCTATGTGCGACTCGAGGGAAGCACCTTACGGCTTTCAAAACcccataaaaatatttctaggaGGGCTGTGTACAATGAGCCGAAGCCTGAAGTCACCTATGTCAGCCAGAAAATCTATGAGCTTACAGAGAGCAAG ATTTCCTTGGTCCCTAAGAGTCTGGCACGAAAACGTATTTGGAATAAGAAGTATCCTATTTGCATTGAACTTGCTAGACAGGATGACTTTATGGCTAAGGCCCAGGCTGATAAGGAGAATACAGAGGAAAAGTTATCTGCTGAAAAAGTGGACTTGAACAACGAAGAATCCAAGAAGGATGGAGCAAAGCACACTAGCCAAAAAGATCAAGTGCTTTATCTCTTTGGAAGgacaggcagggagaaggaggaatggTTCAGAAGGTTCCTTCTTGCATCCAAGCAGAAATCTGAAGCGAAGAAGCCATCCAGTTTATGTGGGAGCAAGCCAG GGATCTTGCCAACACACAGTAGAAGCGATAGTCAGTCTGGAGTTCTCACACatagcagaagcagcagcaaggggAGTGCAGAAGAAATTGCGTCGCAGCCGAAGCACAAGGATCTGGCTGGCAACGTGCGCCAGAAGATGCTTCTGGACTACAATATTTATATGGCAAAGTGTGttccacaggaaaagaaaagccccTCAGGTAGCCCAGTTCTCAGTGCAGACAGCAGCCCTACAGCTGTGAAAAAG ttacCAGATGCCCCAGTGGAACCTGAAAATGAAGAACAGGAGGCCTGGGTGAACGCGTTGCTTGGAAGAatattttgggattttttagGAGAAAAGTATTGGTCTGATCTAGTATCAAAGAAGATCCAGATGAAACTTAGCAAAATAAAG CTGCCGTATTTCATGAATGAGCTAACTCTCACCGAGCTTGACATGGGGATAGCAGTGCCGAAGATCCTTCAAGCCTTCAAACCTTCTGTTGATCACAGAG GACTTTGGATTGATTTGGATATGTCCTACAATGGATCATTTCTAATGACACTAGAGACCAAGATGAACTTGACCAAACTTGGTAAAGAGCCACTTGGTGAAGCGCTTAAAGTTGGAGAGATCGGCAAAGAAGG TTTCAGGCCAAGGGCGTATTGTCTTGCAGACAGCGATGAGGAATCCTCCAGCGCTGGGTCTTCCGAGGAGGATGATGCTCCTGAATTGACAGGAGAGAAGCAGGTGACTCCAGGAGCAGAAGG GTATGTTGGAGGACATCGGACAAGTAAGATCATGAGAATTGTGGATAAAATTACTAAGTCAAAATACTTCCAGAAAGCAACAGAGACTGAGtttattaagaagaaaattgaaGAGGTTTCTAATACTCCATTGCTGCTAACAGTTGAAGTACAAGAGTGCAGAGGAACGCTAGTAATTAACATTCCACCTCCACCTACTGACAGAATATG GTATGGCTTCCGGAGACCTCCCTACCTGGAGTTAAAAGCTCGGCCAAAACTCGGTGAGAGAGAAGTGACCCTGGTTCACGTAACAGACTGGATAGAGAAGAAACTAGAGCAAGAGTTTCAG aaaatcttTGTCATGCCAAACATGGACGATGTTTATATTCCTTTAATGCACTCAGCCATGGATCCCCGCTCCTCCACGTGCCCTCCTAAAGATCTGATCACAGAGGCCGCTGATCAACCGTGA
- the TEX2 gene encoding testis-expressed protein 2 isoform X4: MSRDSVTSLGPAMTSQNSSHAEKTGEMSSKQSAPKVQVQRSVSRETITIHFSAFGKEEEEEEEEFREFLDEELDDQSIVTALEAKEDLCFEQTGHDFSGPATSLTVANSASLLSSSPAVLPTAETVKLLDSPSTSQVFSAVPLVPSPSSHSCHTISSSATPPPVEQKSSLSSSPSSSPSRSVVCSSGSSTASSSKPCKGLVKSLSTDVEPKEPTPPMRHRQLMKTLVKSLSTDTSKQESEAVSYKPPDSKLNLHLFKQFTQPRATGGDSKTAPSSPLTSPSDTRSFFKVPEMEAKIEDTKRRLSEVIYDPFQLFSKIMGDESSSHRPKALSSSASELSNLSSLNGHLESNNNYSIKEEECDSEGDFYGSDSNLNKNNQSKAAEEHAKETETKSSQSVSTKDVSSKTSLVLEKCSLSALASREDEEFCELYSEDFALLEDESKNDKPAETVLDPELTEENGTLLSSEDENNPCVQQPQVPVKTLYFLTLLVYAYFITPLPGYLSGLFFGVALGFMTAVCVIWLLTPRTREYHKLHKSMKKRWNTGALDIKEPEILKGWMNEIYNYDPETYHATLTHSVYVRLEGSTLRLSKPHKNISRRAVYNEPKPEVTYVSQKIYELTESKISLVPKSLARKRIWNKKYPICIELARQDDFMAKAQADKENTEEKLSAEKVDLNNEESKKDGAKHTSQKDQVLYLFGRTGREKEEWFRRFLLASKQKSEAKKPSSLCGSKPGILPTHSRSDSQSGVLTHSRSSSKGSAEEIASQPKHKDLAGNVRQKMLLDYNIYMAKCVPQEKKSPSGSPVLSADSSPTAVKKLPDAPVEPENEEQEAWVNALLGRIFWDFLGEKYWSDLVSKKIQMKLSKIKLPYFMNELTLTELDMGIAVPKILQAFKPSVDHRGLWIDLDMSYNGSFLMTLETKMNLTKLGKEPLGEALKVGEIGKEGFRPRAYCLADSDEESSSAGSSEEDDAPELTGEKQVTPGAEGYVGGHRTSKIMRIVDKITKSKYFQKATETEFIKKKIEEVSNTPLLLTVEVQECRGTLVINIPPPPTDRIWYGFRRPPYLELKARPKLGEREVTLVHVTDWIEKKLEQEFQKIFVMPNMDDVYIPLMHSAMDPRSSTCPPKDLITEAADQP, from the exons ACTCTGTGACATCTCTGGGACCTGCAATGACAAGTCAGAACAGTAGCCATGCAGAGAAAACTGGTGAAATGTCCTCAAAGCAGTCAGCACCAAAAGTGCAGGTCCAACGATCTGTCTCCCGAGAAACCATCACGAttcatttctctgcatttgggaaggaggaagaagaggaggaagaggaatttAGGGAATTTCTTGATGAGGAACTAGATGACCAAAGCATTGTAACAGCACTTGAAGCCAAGGAAGACCTCTGCTTTGAGCAAACCGGCCATGATTTTTCTGGTCCAGCTACCTCGCTTACCGTGGCCAACTCTGCATCACTACTGTCCTCATCACCTGCAGTTCTGCCAACTGCAGAGACTGTAAAGCTGTTGGATTCTCCTTCCACATCCCAAGTATTCAGTGCAGTGCCACTAGTCCCGTCTCCATCATCCCACTCATGTCATACAATTAGCTCATCGGCCACACCACCACCTGTGGAACAGAAATCCAGCCTATCGTCTTCACCATCCTCATCTCCTTCCAGATCAGTTGTCTGTTCTAGTGGATCATCCACAGCTTCTAGTTCAAAGCCTTGTAAGGGTTTAGTCAAGTCCCTTTCAACGGATGTGGAGCCAAAAGAACCCACCCCACCGATGCGACATAGACAGTTAATGAAAACCTTAGTGAAGTCTCTGTCTACAGACACTTCTAAACAAGAGTCTGAAGCTGTGTCTTACAAGCCACCCGACTCGAAGCTGAACTTGCATCTGTTCAAACAGTTCACTCAACCTCGAGCTACAGGTGGCGATTCTAAAACTGCCCCTTCATCTCCATTAACATCTCCCTCTGACACTCGTTCCTTTTTTAAAGTACCTGAAATGGAGGCTAAAATTGAAGATACTAAAAGACGCCTTTCTGAAGTAATTTATGACCCTTTTCAGCTGTTCAGTAAAATAATGGGTGATGAAAGTAGTAGCCACAGGCCCAAAGCCTTATCTTCAAGTGCTTCAGAACTCTCAAACCTTTCCAGTTTGAATGGCCATTTGGAAAGCAATAACAACTACAGCATTAAGGAAGAGGAATGTGATTCCGAAGGGGATTTCTATGGAAGTGACTCTAACCTGAACAAGAACAATCAGTCAAAAGCGGCTGAGGAACATGCAAAGGAGACGGAGACCAAAAGCTCTCAGTCTGTAAGCACAAAGGACGTGAGTTCAAAAACTTCGCTTGTActtgaaaaatgttctttgtcTGCTCTAGCCAGCAGAGAGGATGAGGAATTTTGTGAACTGTATTCTGAAGACTTCGCCTTGCTAGaggatgaaagcaaaaatgataaACCCGCTGAAACTGTGCTCGATCCAGAGCTGACTGAGGAAAATGGTACTCTGCTCAGTAGTGAAGATGAAAATAATCCCTGTGTGCAACAGCCTCAAGTACCAGTGAAAACTTTATACTTCTTAACACTGTTAGTCTATGCTTACTTTATTACCCCTCTCCCTGGCTACTTAAGTGGACTCTTCTTTGGAGTGGCCCTCGGATTTATGACAGCTGTCTGTGTGATTTGGCTTCTTACTCCACGTACTCGTGAATATCACAAATTGCATAAAAGTATGAAAAAGCGATGGAATACAGGAGCTCTAGACATCAAAGAACCTGAAATACTGAAG GGATGGATGAATGAAATCTATAATTATGATCCAGAAACGTACCATGCTACATTGACTCACTCTGTCTATGTGCGACTCGAGGGAAGCACCTTACGGCTTTCAAAACcccataaaaatatttctaggaGGGCTGTGTACAATGAGCCGAAGCCTGAAGTCACCTATGTCAGCCAGAAAATCTATGAGCTTACAGAGAGCAAG ATTTCCTTGGTCCCTAAGAGTCTGGCACGAAAACGTATTTGGAATAAGAAGTATCCTATTTGCATTGAACTTGCTAGACAGGATGACTTTATGGCTAAGGCCCAGGCTGATAAGGAGAATACAGAGGAAAAGTTATCTGCTGAAAAAGTGGACTTGAACAACGAAGAATCCAAGAAGGATGGAGCAAAGCACACTAGCCAAAAAGATCAAGTGCTTTATCTCTTTGGAAGgacaggcagggagaaggaggaatggTTCAGAAGGTTCCTTCTTGCATCCAAGCAGAAATCTGAAGCGAAGAAGCCATCCAGTTTATGTGGGAGCAAGCCAG GGATCTTGCCAACACACAGTAGAAGCGATAGTCAGTCTGGAGTTCTCACACatagcagaagcagcagcaaggggAGTGCAGAAGAAATTGCGTCGCAGCCGAAGCACAAGGATCTGGCTGGCAACGTGCGCCAGAAGATGCTTCTGGACTACAATATTTATATGGCAAAGTGTGttccacaggaaaagaaaagccccTCAGGTAGCCCAGTTCTCAGTGCAGACAGCAGCCCTACAGCTGTGAAAAAG ttacCAGATGCCCCAGTGGAACCTGAAAATGAAGAACAGGAGGCCTGGGTGAACGCGTTGCTTGGAAGAatattttgggattttttagGAGAAAAGTATTGGTCTGATCTAGTATCAAAGAAGATCCAGATGAAACTTAGCAAAATAAAG CTGCCGTATTTCATGAATGAGCTAACTCTCACCGAGCTTGACATGGGGATAGCAGTGCCGAAGATCCTTCAAGCCTTCAAACCTTCTGTTGATCACAGAG GACTTTGGATTGATTTGGATATGTCCTACAATGGATCATTTCTAATGACACTAGAGACCAAGATGAACTTGACCAAACTTGGTAAAGAGCCACTTGGTGAAGCGCTTAAAGTTGGAGAGATCGGCAAAGAAGG TTTCAGGCCAAGGGCGTATTGTCTTGCAGACAGCGATGAGGAATCCTCCAGCGCTGGGTCTTCCGAGGAGGATGATGCTCCTGAATTGACAGGAGAGAAGCAGGTGACTCCAGGAGCAGAAGG GTATGTTGGAGGACATCGGACAAGTAAGATCATGAGAATTGTGGATAAAATTACTAAGTCAAAATACTTCCAGAAAGCAACAGAGACTGAGtttattaagaagaaaattgaaGAGGTTTCTAATACTCCATTGCTGCTAACAGTTGAAGTACAAGAGTGCAGAGGAACGCTAGTAATTAACATTCCACCTCCACCTACTGACAGAATATG GTATGGCTTCCGGAGACCTCCCTACCTGGAGTTAAAAGCTCGGCCAAAACTCGGTGAGAGAGAAGTGACCCTGGTTCACGTAACAGACTGGATAGAGAAGAAACTAGAGCAAGAGTTTCAG aaaatcttTGTCATGCCAAACATGGACGATGTTTATATTCCTTTAATGCACTCAGCCATGGATCCCCGCTCCTCCACGTGCCCTCCTAAAGATCTGATCACAGAGGCCGCTGATCAACCGTGA
- the TEX2 gene encoding testis-expressed protein 2 isoform X2, giving the protein MEIVLSDIHNSVTSLGPAMTSQNSSHAEKTGEMSSKQSAPKVQVQRSVSRETITIHFSAFGKEEEEEEEEFREFLDEELDDQSIVTALEAKEDLCFEQTGHDFSGPATSLTVANSASLLSSSPAVLPTAETVKLLDSPSTSQVFSAVPLVPSPSSHSCHTISSSATPPPVEQKSSLSSSPSSSPSRSVVCSSGSSTASSSKPCKGLVKSLSTDVEPKEPTPPMRHRQLMKTLVKSLSTDTSKQESEAVSYKPPDSKLNLHLFKQFTQPRATGGDSKTAPSSPLTSPSDTRSFFKVPEMEAKIEDTKRRLSEVIYDPFQLFSKIMGDESSSHRPKALSSSASELSNLSSLNGHLESNNNYSIKEEECDSEGDFYGSDSNLNKNNQSKAAEEHAKETETKSSQSVSTKDVSSKTSLVLEKCSLSALASREDEEFCELYSEDFALLEDESKNDKPAETVLDPELTEENGTLLSSEDENNPCVQQPQVPVKTLYFLTLLVYAYFITPLPGYLSGLFFGVALGFMTAVCVIWLLTPRTREYHKLHKSMKKRWNTGALDIKEPEILKGWMNEIYNYDPETYHATLTHSVYVRLEGSTLRLSKPHKNISRRAVYNEPKPEVTYVSQKIYELTESKISLVPKSLARKRIWNKKYPICIELARQDDFMAKAQADKENTEEKLSAEKVDLNNEESKKDGAKHTSQKDQVLYLFGRTGREKEEWFRRFLLASKQKSEAKKPSSLCGSKPGILPTHSRSDSQSGVLTHSRSSSKGSAEEIASQPKHKDLAGNVRQKMLLDYNIYMAKCVPQEKKSPSGSPVLSADSSPTAVKKLPDAPVEPENEEQEAWVNALLGRIFWDFLGEKYWSDLVSKKIQMKLSKIKLPYFMNELTLTELDMGIAVPKILQAFKPSVDHRGLWIDLDMSYNGSFLMTLETKMNLTKLGKEPLGEALKVGEIGKEGFRPRAYCLADSDEESSSAGSSEEDDAPELTGEKQVTPGAEGYVGGHRTSKIMRIVDKITKSKYFQKATETEFIKKKIEEVSNTPLLLTVEVQECRGTLVINIPPPPTDRIWYGFRRPPYLELKARPKLGEREVTLVHVTDWIEKKLEQEFQKIFVMPNMDDVYIPLMHSAMDPRSSTCPPKDLITEAADQP; this is encoded by the exons ACTCTGTGACATCTCTGGGACCTGCAATGACAAGTCAGAACAGTAGCCATGCAGAGAAAACTGGTGAAATGTCCTCAAAGCAGTCAGCACCAAAAGTGCAGGTCCAACGATCTGTCTCCCGAGAAACCATCACGAttcatttctctgcatttgggaaggaggaagaagaggaggaagaggaatttAGGGAATTTCTTGATGAGGAACTAGATGACCAAAGCATTGTAACAGCACTTGAAGCCAAGGAAGACCTCTGCTTTGAGCAAACCGGCCATGATTTTTCTGGTCCAGCTACCTCGCTTACCGTGGCCAACTCTGCATCACTACTGTCCTCATCACCTGCAGTTCTGCCAACTGCAGAGACTGTAAAGCTGTTGGATTCTCCTTCCACATCCCAAGTATTCAGTGCAGTGCCACTAGTCCCGTCTCCATCATCCCACTCATGTCATACAATTAGCTCATCGGCCACACCACCACCTGTGGAACAGAAATCCAGCCTATCGTCTTCACCATCCTCATCTCCTTCCAGATCAGTTGTCTGTTCTAGTGGATCATCCACAGCTTCTAGTTCAAAGCCTTGTAAGGGTTTAGTCAAGTCCCTTTCAACGGATGTGGAGCCAAAAGAACCCACCCCACCGATGCGACATAGACAGTTAATGAAAACCTTAGTGAAGTCTCTGTCTACAGACACTTCTAAACAAGAGTCTGAAGCTGTGTCTTACAAGCCACCCGACTCGAAGCTGAACTTGCATCTGTTCAAACAGTTCACTCAACCTCGAGCTACAGGTGGCGATTCTAAAACTGCCCCTTCATCTCCATTAACATCTCCCTCTGACACTCGTTCCTTTTTTAAAGTACCTGAAATGGAGGCTAAAATTGAAGATACTAAAAGACGCCTTTCTGAAGTAATTTATGACCCTTTTCAGCTGTTCAGTAAAATAATGGGTGATGAAAGTAGTAGCCACAGGCCCAAAGCCTTATCTTCAAGTGCTTCAGAACTCTCAAACCTTTCCAGTTTGAATGGCCATTTGGAAAGCAATAACAACTACAGCATTAAGGAAGAGGAATGTGATTCCGAAGGGGATTTCTATGGAAGTGACTCTAACCTGAACAAGAACAATCAGTCAAAAGCGGCTGAGGAACATGCAAAGGAGACGGAGACCAAAAGCTCTCAGTCTGTAAGCACAAAGGACGTGAGTTCAAAAACTTCGCTTGTActtgaaaaatgttctttgtcTGCTCTAGCCAGCAGAGAGGATGAGGAATTTTGTGAACTGTATTCTGAAGACTTCGCCTTGCTAGaggatgaaagcaaaaatgataaACCCGCTGAAACTGTGCTCGATCCAGAGCTGACTGAGGAAAATGGTACTCTGCTCAGTAGTGAAGATGAAAATAATCCCTGTGTGCAACAGCCTCAAGTACCAGTGAAAACTTTATACTTCTTAACACTGTTAGTCTATGCTTACTTTATTACCCCTCTCCCTGGCTACTTAAGTGGACTCTTCTTTGGAGTGGCCCTCGGATTTATGACAGCTGTCTGTGTGATTTGGCTTCTTACTCCACGTACTCGTGAATATCACAAATTGCATAAAAGTATGAAAAAGCGATGGAATACAGGAGCTCTAGACATCAAAGAACCTGAAATACTGAAG GGATGGATGAATGAAATCTATAATTATGATCCAGAAACGTACCATGCTACATTGACTCACTCTGTCTATGTGCGACTCGAGGGAAGCACCTTACGGCTTTCAAAACcccataaaaatatttctaggaGGGCTGTGTACAATGAGCCGAAGCCTGAAGTCACCTATGTCAGCCAGAAAATCTATGAGCTTACAGAGAGCAAG ATTTCCTTGGTCCCTAAGAGTCTGGCACGAAAACGTATTTGGAATAAGAAGTATCCTATTTGCATTGAACTTGCTAGACAGGATGACTTTATGGCTAAGGCCCAGGCTGATAAGGAGAATACAGAGGAAAAGTTATCTGCTGAAAAAGTGGACTTGAACAACGAAGAATCCAAGAAGGATGGAGCAAAGCACACTAGCCAAAAAGATCAAGTGCTTTATCTCTTTGGAAGgacaggcagggagaaggaggaatggTTCAGAAGGTTCCTTCTTGCATCCAAGCAGAAATCTGAAGCGAAGAAGCCATCCAGTTTATGTGGGAGCAAGCCAG GGATCTTGCCAACACACAGTAGAAGCGATAGTCAGTCTGGAGTTCTCACACatagcagaagcagcagcaaggggAGTGCAGAAGAAATTGCGTCGCAGCCGAAGCACAAGGATCTGGCTGGCAACGTGCGCCAGAAGATGCTTCTGGACTACAATATTTATATGGCAAAGTGTGttccacaggaaaagaaaagccccTCAGGTAGCCCAGTTCTCAGTGCAGACAGCAGCCCTACAGCTGTGAAAAAG ttacCAGATGCCCCAGTGGAACCTGAAAATGAAGAACAGGAGGCCTGGGTGAACGCGTTGCTTGGAAGAatattttgggattttttagGAGAAAAGTATTGGTCTGATCTAGTATCAAAGAAGATCCAGATGAAACTTAGCAAAATAAAG CTGCCGTATTTCATGAATGAGCTAACTCTCACCGAGCTTGACATGGGGATAGCAGTGCCGAAGATCCTTCAAGCCTTCAAACCTTCTGTTGATCACAGAG GACTTTGGATTGATTTGGATATGTCCTACAATGGATCATTTCTAATGACACTAGAGACCAAGATGAACTTGACCAAACTTGGTAAAGAGCCACTTGGTGAAGCGCTTAAAGTTGGAGAGATCGGCAAAGAAGG TTTCAGGCCAAGGGCGTATTGTCTTGCAGACAGCGATGAGGAATCCTCCAGCGCTGGGTCTTCCGAGGAGGATGATGCTCCTGAATTGACAGGAGAGAAGCAGGTGACTCCAGGAGCAGAAGG GTATGTTGGAGGACATCGGACAAGTAAGATCATGAGAATTGTGGATAAAATTACTAAGTCAAAATACTTCCAGAAAGCAACAGAGACTGAGtttattaagaagaaaattgaaGAGGTTTCTAATACTCCATTGCTGCTAACAGTTGAAGTACAAGAGTGCAGAGGAACGCTAGTAATTAACATTCCACCTCCACCTACTGACAGAATATG GTATGGCTTCCGGAGACCTCCCTACCTGGAGTTAAAAGCTCGGCCAAAACTCGGTGAGAGAGAAGTGACCCTGGTTCACGTAACAGACTGGATAGAGAAGAAACTAGAGCAAGAGTTTCAG aaaatcttTGTCATGCCAAACATGGACGATGTTTATATTCCTTTAATGCACTCAGCCATGGATCCCCGCTCCTCCACGTGCCCTCCTAAAGATCTGATCACAGAGGCCGCTGATCAACCGTGA